TTCTAAGAGATTGCAGATGACGTTGACTAAATGATGAATTTTGAAGGGAGCCACGGAGGTCAGCCCATGCCTGAATGATGGCTCTGGCAGATGAGGAATTAGACTTTCTAGTGACAAATTTATCAGGATTGATACATTTCCTCTTTAGCCATTCCTCCAAGAACACGATGCCAGGTTGTGCTGACATATTATCTTACACTGAAACAATAGTAATAAAAACAGCTATTCATCATATTTCATCATTCTGTACAATCAATTGTAGTTTTCAATGCATTATTCCATGTAACATTTCATTGATGTTTATGCAGGTCCTACTTTTCAGCAAATCTGTATTGGCATATATGGGAAGAGGTGAGAGGTAAGCATGTGAATATGTTGATGGGGATAAAATTTCTGTAAGAGGATTAAGTTCAATCTCATTGAGATAGGGGTATTATAATGACCATGATGGTGGTAAAACCACATTAACCAGTTTCCCACATAGCAAATCAGTTATTGTTACTGGTTGAAACTAGttcacaaaaatttaaaagcttTTAGTATTGAAACAGAACCagttttactatatatatactGTTTAAAAGACCAGTTTATCACCATTTACAAACAAACACCGATTTTCAAGTTTAAAAAGTTGGTTTATACCTGTTCTCAAAGCAATTAAAACACAAACCGGTCAAACTGATTTTAAGGAATTTCaagattttaaaagaataatattttattccttttttggactttattctaaaataaaacaacaaaagatgCCTACTATGACATAATTGAAAGATACTATCTGACCCAAAAAATAATTGATGTCATCAATTACTAATGAAGGAGAAAACAGAACACGGAAAGCTACAAGGCAAACACAATCTAATACTCAATATTTGTGCTCAACCATCCTACACATATCACTTAAGTTTCAAATGAAACGACGAATGATAAAACTTAGAATGATGCTCTCTGAGTTAAACCTTTCCACTGATTCTCCTCAGAATGAGGTGCATCTAAAATCTCCAACACTTGTTAATCTAGCATAATGACAAGATTAACATGAATTCAATGGTGATCTTTTAAGTCTTAAATAAGTGATATTAATGGAAATCAAGATGCATGCTTTCTAATTCTAACAAAATGgtctatatattttattcaaagttAAAagctaaaactaaaaaaaatcaactgTATAAAACATATACACTAGGATGAAGCCAACTTCTTAATACAACCAAAGTTGTAtgagatattaaaaaatattattgagttCTACATAGATAATAGAGGCAGAACATACTTTATGATACTCTCTAGAGCAATAGAAGAGCTCCATCATCAGAATACAGAAGACAAAAAGCATAGGCCATAAAGTAGTGCTTAGTGTTGCATAGAGAGACAGAACAAACTGCTCTCCAAATAATCAGATATAAAAGGAACAAATAATTTGTTTGCCATTTTTTCCAAATATTATTAGGAATCCCATAATTCAATTGAAGacgtaaaaaataaataataaacagtgTTAAAATCTAAATGTCCAAACAATGCTTGCCCCTAAATGTCACATTTTGAAACTTGAAACAATAAATGTTGCAACTTGCAACTACTTTTTCCACCTAACTTCCTAATAGGACCTCTGTTGCAgtatatatcaaattttaacataaaaagaGTATATATACACACAATCTCTACTCCCAGACAAGCGTGCTACATAAGTGATTTGTTCAGAAACATGTCCAAACTCCAAACCAATTCCTAAATAGGCTAACGGATAAATCTGAAACATACTCCTAAACCAAAAGGAACAAATAGAAAAGAAGATTAAAGTGAAGAGGAAAACCTACTTACTAGAATCAAATGATGGAGTTTACAAATTTATGGAAGAACAAACAACACTACAACAGTGATTGCAAAGTATTTgtttaaaattatgttttagGAAATATTTACTTAAATTTTATGGAAGAACTAAAGACAGTGATCCTTTCCACTTTTCCACCATGAATACTATCTGACACTTTTATGTTCTTCAGAAACATCCATAATTATTATCAAAAACCTAAGCACTAAAGCAATAAAGAAACACAAATGTCCTCCAAGAAGTAGAAAATGCATAACACAAAATCTCAACCAATGTAATATTTTCACATATCAAATCATCAAAGCAAAgtagaaaagagagaaagagaaggaaataTAACATACCGAAAAATTGCTGAAAGATCAGAAACAGCAACAGCTATAATTTCTTGTTGAAAGAAGATGGTGTGGGTGCgaatagtgaaaaaaaaaaaaggatgttCATAGGAAAGAAATGTTAACTTGTCCGCTTATTTCTCGAAGAGGAAAAACAGGGAAAAGGATGCAAGTGACGGGGCTGGCGGCGGCAGCGATGACGGAGGATGCAGGCAGAACGCGAGCTTCGTGCAGCAGCAGCAACTTCCAACCACGCACAACACAGGAGAAGATAACCAGAAATCCGACGGAAGAGAGGAAGCAGAGGAGCACCGCGTCGACGTCGCTGTCGGAGAACGGAATAAGTAGCGCCGACGTAGGCTCAGGGAAGTTGAGTTAGGGTTCGTAGGGAGGGAGGAGATTTCTGTGTGTTATTGACGAGGGACTGAGGGAGTTTTGTGTTTctgtgtttatttattttgttattacaCGAAGACACATGAGAAGCCTCGTTGGCGGAGAGGAAATCTATGTGTACAGCCGTGAAGTTCTTAAGTTGAACATGGTGGTCGTAGTGATGGGAAGTACAAATAATAAAAGAGTGAGTGGGATCCAAGGAGTCGTGAGAGAGTGGCGAAGGAAACGCTTTTTAGAGGTTATGATAAGTTTGAGATGAGTAAGGGAATATGAAAGGTTGAAATAAGGTGTTGAACAGTGGTTTTTGATGGGTTTGGGAATTTTAGTTTGCGGATTCTGAATCGAAATGTGTTAGTTATGTTCTTCCATGCTTTCTTGGCTGTTTTAAGCTTATTCTGAGATTTAcgtaattatttaatttgttcttcgaagttttaaattttgatagtggTCTTCGCATCCAATTTTAGACACTATGGTGgttcctaaaattatttttaatgctaaCTCAGTTGATGGAATGTTAATGTGACTGTTGAAGGTTAATTAATTGGGGATATGGATTTTTTGaggtttgaattttatttagaaaataaagtgtaaattttttatcgtttattttatagataaaacaaaaaaaattatttaaagataacatcatatcttattttctaaataaaaatttaaaatcgcTAGATGATGTAGTAAAATTGTAATTGtatccaatttaatttttttctattataaaattctaattcatCTCTAATTATCTGaattgtgttcttcttcttactttttttttcttgaatcagGCAACATTcatgaatttgaaaaaattatacGACAAACACTTTCCACATATATTTCGTTGCTGGAAAATGTGAGGATTTTCATTCCATTCGGTTTTCGAAAGGTTGAAAGTTGAAACTCTTCGGCGCGTTTTGTTCACCTTTAATCATGATGATGTTGTTGTAATTCAGTGGCGAATTAAGATGCTGACCGGAAGAAAAAGCTTGGTTCGTTTGATTGGAAAACGGCGTCGCTTCCTTCCCAATCGCCATTCCATTCTCTCCCAAACCCTTCCTCCTAACCAGGCATACCATCCAATAACCTCacttttccattttctttatctttctaaTATCAACTATTAATGCCCACCAACTGTTTGAACTTTGAACTCCCAAGATAAGTAGCATCTCACAATTTTACATGTCCTTAAATTCAGTTTGCCTCTGCATTTTTAACTTTATGGTAAatgatgaattgattatttgGTCTGATAATAGCATTTCTGGAATTCAGTTGGGGAAGGATAATGACTTGAAACGATTCAAGTCTTTGGAGGATGATGAGAATGAGAATGCACTGTCTTCAAGTAGTGTTGTAGATTGTTCCGTTTGTGGGTTTAAGATCCCTGGAGATAACTGTGAGATCAATTCTCATCTGGTATATGATTTTTTACTTAGGTTATTTTATTTGGTTGCTCGATTGATTGGACTGTGAATATCCTGCAAGTATGGTTTCTCAATGTTTAGAGAATTTTGATTaagtggaagaaaaagaagaataagaaaaagagtTGGAGATGAATTAGGTTTTTATAAGGAGGgagggaccaaattgagtaCAATTACAATCTTGCCACATTATCTAGCCGTTGGTTACCTCCAGCTTGGCAGAGAGTAGCCACATCAGTACTCCGTCTATTGAGTCAGTCTCGAAATGTCAAACAACTGAATGTGGAGGACcactataaaataaattgaaacttcaaagaCCAAATTGAGTAGTTGCGTGAATTTCAAGGATCACTATTGAGATTTACTCTGAAAGAAAAACATTAGACTTAGAAAAATTTATGCaattgcaattaataaaatttctttatAATAAATATCAATGTCAGAAATGGTTAAACTCAATTTTAGTCTTATATTAATCTCGTCCTTTTTTTATGCAGGCAAAATTGGAGCATCATCGTCATTATTATCATATCAACTTGTTTACGTTTAACACTTTTTAGAAtatttctgtttttggtgaGAAATCTATAACTTTGTTCATTCTAGGAGTAGTTATGTATTCTACTCAAGTGCATAtaacaacaaattttaataGAATGAATTAACAGAAGTTTAACTTtaacaaatatatacaaattatttttagtcaAAGGTAATCAAATCAATGAAGCAAGAAGCTTGACTGACCATCTATAGAAAAGTAACTGAGCTTGTAACATTATCCGTCATTCATACATTTCTTGCTTCTCAAGACTTGTTAAAGGAGTTAAGGTTACACATGTAGAGATGTACAATACCAAAATTAAGAGCTGTCTCATGTGATggctcaaaaagaaagaaaaaaaaaatcttatcagAGCTCCATAATCTAAAGCAAGTTAACATCAAAATCTTGCTATAACTAAACCTTTTTGTTATTCCTACCATTCTATCCTCTGTTACAGGTCATATCCagagtattttaattttgaactacTTTTCCTAATACTGATCTATACACTTAGTAAATTGATTATGCTTCTAATCTATATCATTGGGGTGAAAATTCTATGGAAGAACTTCATAAGCCCCATTTTTTTGCCCCCAACTACACACCCTAAGAGGAAGGTTATGCATCAACATGAATTCAACTTCTGGTGGGGCTAATAGATGAGCCAGTAGCTGCATCCTGTACAGATTCTGGACTATATTTCATAAGCACCCTATCTTTGTTTTGGTTCCACCATTCTGCTGCTTGAGTCTCGTCAAATTTGCGCTTACTGCACcgagaagaaaaaaaggaaaacaagaaAGAGATGAAATCATATCCTTACAATGCTTTAGTCGCATGCAATGCACATCCCCATATTGAGAAGCAGGAATTTTCAAAGATTGAATCATTAGTAAATTTCAGATGGAATATGAAATATCATCTGAGAATTTATTGTATTAGCAAGTGACCAGTACCTGAATCTAATTCGTTTAAAAACTTTTCCACCAGAAGGTAATTCTACAAATGTTACATAAACACCACGTTCAAATTGTTCGATGGTCActatttcttcttgtttctcaTTCCCGGGTCTGTGTGGATTAGATGATCTTGGCTTATTTGGACTCAACAAAGATGACTCATTGCTTTCTTGAAGAGCATTTCCTCCATTCATAGATGAACCAGCTCCAGCAGCATCAAcggtttcttccattttttgttCTGGCTGTTTACGAGAGTCATTGTGTGCGCCATGTAAATCATTTGCACTTTGTGACCTTGATTCCAACGTTGATGCAAATAAGGATTTgaattccatattttctttaagAAATGTCTCAGCATGAGTATGCAAGGTAATTAAAGATTCATAGTCAGGAACTGGTGGCAAGTTCTCAGTCACTTCCCTCAACTGAAACCCACAAATAGATAGATAAAgtgataaacaaataaataaaagaaaacaaatgtaGATGTGAGAGTAAAACACTTTTTAAATGACATGCTAGAAATCATAATCACCAAtattaatcatttttaaatGACATGCTATTAAAAGTAGATGTGAGAGTAAAACACTTTTGCTAGTGTGTACGTACAAGATTCCATATTTGTAATATCGAGAGTAAATATTCATTTTGGTCTCTAACAAATTTATAGGACAAATTAGTCCTTTGGTATTTCAAAGTTCTTACATTTTTTCACCATTTAAAAAGTGGCATGTTAGTCAGTCCCTccttataaaaatattgaaaatttttaaatatacttATTTGTATATAGAGGGACTAAAGATTTTTAAATCTTAAGAAACTGACTTGTCATTTGAAACTTTTGTCGAAATAAAAAATGGATATTTATTCATATTCGAAGATTAAAAAcaaagtttttactttttactatttaattaacCGACTCAATTAGCTGCCAAAGGTCACCAAATCAAAAGATCCTTCAACATATTTCAattgtttgaactttgaaaacttttgtttcttttaattcaCAGAAGTTCCTGTTCAAAATTTAGCTCTTCATAAAGAATAAAGATAGCTAACTTAACTGTGTTTGATCAATTAATGTTTTCTTAACTCTTATGGTGTTAGAATAACAAAACGCTTTCATGGACCTCTAAAAATATTTGTCTCATCCAACACATGCACTAAAATCTAGTAATTTATTATTGGACGCATGTTTGATCAATCCCTATTTTGTCTTCTCTTTCTGACTTACTTATCTAAAACCACAATATCAACAAAGGAGAATAGTTTTCATTCCTTATCCACAAAGTTGAGAAAATCTAAAGATAAAAGAATCGTCATTGAGAGTTTATTCATATGTATGGAACcaaaaatgagaaaaagtaCTTATTACCAAACGATTAACAGGTTCATCAATGGGATTTGATTCTTAAACTACACAGACATATTTTCTTGCCAATTGTAtgatttttcatttcaattttatGCCGATCTTGATAAGTAATGCTTTAACAATGTTCAATAGAGGTACCTGATCTGTCATGCACTGGAGATATTCCTTCAGTATTCTATGCTTAGATGATTCCTCTTTAACCAATGAGGTAGATTCCTCAATCTTTTTCTCAAGTTCCCGAATCTTGATATCTTGCATGTCACTCTTCTGCTTCAAATTTTGATTCTATATCCAGAAAATAAACATTCGTAAGAAATAATTAATCAACAAGACATGTTGATACGAGGattaagaactaaacctaaagCATGTTAAGACTAAAATTTACTTGGTTTTTTAATTTAGAGACTTCTTGATTCAAAAGATCATTTGTCTTCTTTAAACTATCAATGAGGCTTCTTGAAAATCCGGGGGAACTAGAACGTGGTGGACTTGGTCTCCTTGCATACGGTGATGGAGGTCTTAAATTACTTGGTGTAGGTGGAGTTGGAGGTTGAGTTGATTGTGTAACGGGAACAGAAGCATTCTGCATGACACTAGATGAACTTGGAAACACATTATCCATTGGAATACGCAAAGGAGCTTGAGCAACTCGGACTGTGGAAGAAGAGTCATGCAAAGTTATATTCTTACCCGTCAATGTCTCAAAGTATTTTACAGGATCGGTGCTGGGAGATGAGAGAATTTTTGCATTCTTTGCCTCTCTTGTATCAAATCTTTCCTTTCTATGAGCACGAGTAACATCCTTATTATAAGTGGAAGAAGCACTGCTAGTCTCAGGAACTTTAAGCTTAGAATAACAAGAGTCACACACACGATGTGGTTTGCTAGGTGTTGGAGCCAATGCTGCTCTTATTgactttttggagctacaaggaTGGCAATACACCAATCCACAATTATAACAATTATGCCTTTTTCTTGTAAAACCAAATGGTTGCCGGCAACCCGAGCAAAGTGATTGGTCAGctccagaaatccacttatgtaTGCATACACAAAATGTAAAGCTTGAGCCACACGAAACATGCTTTACGTGTCTGTCTCTAAAGGCTTCAACCAAAATTGGTGTGTTATGGTCATCTGTGTCTCCATGTCCCAATCTTCCATTGGCACCTCTGCCCCATGTATATAGTTCACCTTTTGAAGTCACCACAGCCACATGATGTGAACCACATGATATGTCCTCTACAACCTCACCCACTAAATTATCTTTGACCAGACTTGGTGTTCTTCCATTGGACATTGGATTTCCTAGTTGACCATATTTAGTTTCTCCCATAGTAAAGACCTGACCAGAGGCAGTGAGGGCAACAGTCATAGTGGTCCCACATGCTACCTGATGAAAACTATAGTCACTCAGTGCAGAGACACAAGTTGGTTGAAGATAGGTATTCTTGCTAGCATGGCCAAGACGATATTGGTCGCCATCGCCCCATGTGAAAAGCTTCCTAGATGAAGATGCATTTGTACCACAATGATCAACAACCTCTATAATTGCTGCAGTGTGCCATACTCCACATGCAACTTTGATTGCCCTTTGTCCACACATTAAGCGCACCTCCTTCGGATATGATACACTATCTCGATCTCCATGGCCCAAGACACCGAATTTTCCATCACCAAAGGTAAACAGTTTTCCAATGGAGGTAACCAATGCTGAATGCCATGTGCCACATGCTACAGATACAACGAGAAGTCCATCTAAAGGTCCTCCAATCTTCTTTGGTATCCAATGGCTCACATCAGTGCCATGCCCAAGAAGTCCTGCATTATGTATGTCATCACCCCAAGTAAATATATCACCATGTGTAGACAGAGCACAAGTATGGTATTCACCACATgcaacaaaacctacactagtAACAGCTAAAGACTCCACGAGTTGCAGTCTCCCACGATTTTTATGAAGCCCATGACCAAGTCTCCCTCCAGAGTCATCTCCCCATGTAAACACCTCTCCTTGCCTTGTAATGAGAGCAATGTGATGTACACCACACCCGATCTGATGAACATCAATAACAATATTAGACTCTAATGACTTAGGAGTTAGCACATTCTTTGTCGAAAGGACCTGACTCCCAAACCCATCATGTGAGGCTCCATGTGCCCAAATTCTTCCCCATATGAAGACATCTCCGAGAGATTCTATGTCGTCTTGTCCGGACAATACACTACTTGCACAGCCAACACTTGACACACTGATACGAGAAGAACCATCTCCTCCACTTGTCCTCACTGGCATATTTGAAGCTTTCATTATGAGCAAAGTCAGAACAATCCTgcaaatgaaattaagaaaagatgGTTAATTCATTTCTccaaaaacttaaattttagataaccaATAGAATTATCATATATAAGAAACCAATTAATTAGAGACTAAAGGAATTAATTGGAATTAGGAACTATTTGGCAAGATGTAAACTAAGTAATCTGAAAAATAGAGTATCATTCAAAGAAATTCCATTAAAACTCACATCTGTAAACTCACTTCTAGGGCGCTTACTATTATGTCCAGAAGATATTAATGCGTTAAGGCCCGCAAACCATACCTCCACCTCAGCTTTGTCCTTGCAGATCTAGAAAtatgaaataaggaaaatcaat
This sequence is a window from Arachis duranensis cultivar V14167 chromosome 2, aradu.V14167.gnm2.J7QH, whole genome shotgun sequence. Protein-coding genes within it:
- the LOC107469978 gene encoding LOW QUALITY PROTEIN: PH, RCC1 and FYVE domains-containing protein 1-like (The sequence of the model RefSeq protein was modified relative to this genomic sequence to represent the inferred CDS: substituted 1 base at 1 genomic stop codon), which produces MADPASYGNYDRDIEQALIILKKGSQLVKYCRKGKPKVVPFRLSADETKLIWLSHGKEKSLKLSSVSRIVPGQRTAVFRRYLRPEKDYLSFSLIYKKGERSLDLICKDKAEVEVWFAGLNALISSGHNSKRPRSEFTDVSFNGISLNDTLFFRLLSLHLAKXIVLTLLIMKASNMPVRTSGGDGSSRISVSSVGCASSVLSGQDDIESLGDVFIWGRIWAHGASHDGFGSQVLSTKNVLTPKSLESNIVIDVHQIGCGVHHIALITRQGEVFTWGDDSGGRLGHGLHKNRGRLQLVESLAVTSVGFVACGEYHTCALSTHGDIFTWGDDIHNAGLLGHGTDVSHWIPKKIGGPLDGLLVVSVACGTWHSALVTSIGKLFTFGDGKFGVLGHGDRDSVSYPKEVRLMCGQRAIKVACGVWHTAAIIEVVDHCGTNASSSRKLFTWGDGDQYRLGHASKNTYLQPTCVSALSDYSFHQVACGTTMTVALTASGQVFTMGETKYGQLGNPMSNGRTPSLVKDNLVGEVVEDISCGSHHVAVVTSKGELYTWGRGANGRLGHGDTDDHNTPILVEAFRDRHVKHVSCGSSFTFCVCIHKWISGADQSLCSGCRQPFGFTRKRHNCYNCGLVYCHPCSSKKSIRAALAPTPSKPHRVCDSCYSKLKVPETSSASSTYNKDVTRAHRKERFDTREAKNAKILSSPSTDPVKYFETLTGKNITLHDSSSTVRVAQAPLRIPMDNVFPSSSSVMQNASVPVTQSTQPPTPPTPSNLRPPSPYARRPSPPRSSSPGFSRSLIDSLKKTNDLLNQEVSKLKNQNQNLKQKSDMQDIKIRELEKKIEESTSLVKEESSKHRILKEYLQCMTDQLREVTENLPPVPDYESLITLHTHAETFLKENMEFKSLFASTLESRSQSANDLHGAHNDSRKQPEQKMEETVDAAGAGSSMNGGNALQESNESSLLSPNKPRSSNPHRPGNEKQEEIVTIEQFERGVYVTFVELPSGGKVFKRIRFSKRKFDETQAAEWWNQNKDRVLMKYSPESVQDAATGSSISPTRS